One Ilumatobacter coccineus YM16-304 genomic window, CGTACGGCGAGGAAGACGTGACCGGGCAGCAACTCGCCTGGGGGTGGGTCGCCGGCATGGTCGCCTTCGTGGCCGTCGGCATCGTCATCGCCGCGGCATTCGCCACGTCGGCGCGGCGTCAACTCGTCACCATCGGTCAGCTCGCCGCCAACGGTGCTCCGCAACGACTCGTGCAACGCACGATGGCGTTGCAGGGTGCCTGGACGGGAGCGCTCGGTGCCATCGTCGGCTTGGCGATCGCTCTCGTCGGTGTCGGCGTCGGCGATCACTACGGATGGCTCGACCGATTCGCCGGTCGCGAGACCGGGTCGCTCGACATCGTCCCGATCGACATGATCGTGATCGCCCTCACGGCGGTTGTCGCCGCAACGGGCGCAGCCCTTGTGCCGGCTCGGTCTGCCGCGCGCATTCCGGTGCTGACCGCGTTGGCGGGGCGGCGCCCGGTGTCGACGCCGCCCAACTGGCTCGCCCCGACCGGTGTCGTGCTCCTGGTCGGCGGACTGCTTCTGCTGTTCGGTGCCGCCGGCACGCAAAGCGCCGACGACTTCACCGCGGCGATCGCCGTGCTCGGCTCGCTCGCCATCCTGTTCGGCATGGTTTGCGCGTCGCCGCTGATCGTGGCGGGCATCGGCGTGGTCGGCAGCCGCTTCGGAGGTGTGATCCGCCTCGCCGCTCGTTCACTCGACCGAGGGCGGGCGCGTTCCGCTGCCGTTCTCACTGCGGTCGCCACCGTCATCGCCCTCGCGGTGGCCGGAGCGACGGTCGCTCGCACGGCGGAGAACTCCGACCACGCCAGCGACTACGACCCGGATCTCCGGACCGTGTCGGTGGCGTTCCAGGCCGACTGGTTCGGCAACCCGCCGGCGATGGACGAGATCTCGAGCACCGGCATCTTCGACCAGTCGCCACAGCCGCCGACCGAGTTGCCGACGCTGATCCGCGAGCCACTCGAGACGTTGCTGCCCGATGCGACCTGGACGCCGATCACGATGCTGGTCGTCGATCCGCCGCCGTACAACGTCAACACCGGCCTGTACGTGGGCGACACGTTCGACGGGCAACGGCCTCGTCTGACGCAGATCGCCGTCGCCGACGAGGCATTGCTCGACCGGCTCGACTACTCCGACGAGCTCGTCGCAGCGCTCGACGAGCAGGGCATCCTCGGCGGCTGGGCGGGACACGGCGGTGAGTTTCTCGCCAGCGACGGTCGAATCGTCGAGGTCGTCGGGTCGGAGGTGTTCGTCGAGAACGACGGCGACGGGTTCACCGACGGGGTCGACACGGTCGACGGTTCGCCCGCGACCCGTGACCCCCGAGTGCTCGGGTACGTGGCCGACTCGAACGGCAGGTACGTCGCCGAAGCGGTCGTGAGCGAGCGCTTCGTCGAGGAGAACGGACTCGACGCCGCCGTGGCCCAGTACTTCATCGACAACCCCGCCGACATCACGAAGCGGCAACGCGACGCGATCAACGAACTGCAGCCGCACTACGGACCCGACGCCTTCGTGGTCGAGGCCTCGGCGCCCGGGTTCGACGGGGTCGACGTCAACGAGGGCAACGTCTGGTACGTCTGGACCGACAGCCCGATCACCCGCACCCCGTGGGGCCTGATCCAACTCGGTGTCGCGCTGGCCTCGCTGGTGATGGTGCTGCTCGTGGTGGCGATCGGCCTGTCGCTCGCCGCGACCGAGAGCCGTGACGAACGCGACGTGCTCCACGCGGTCGGCGCGGCGCCGAAGACGCTCCGTCGAGTCGCCGCAGCGAAGGCCTGGGTCATCACGACCGGGGCGGCGGTGGTGGCGATTCCGACGGGCTACGCGACGATGTGGGTCATCGGCCGAGCCAACGACTCGACCGCGCCGTTCCCGGTGCTCCTGGTGCTGGCGCTGCTGTTCGCCGTGCCGGCGATCGCCGCGAGTGCGACCTTCGTCGTGTCGGCGATCGCTCAGCGAGTTCGTCCGATCACCGCGTCGACCGCGTCGGTCGTGTGAACCGAGATCCGCCGGTCTGGTCTGGGTGTACGCCGTTCTCCGAAACTCATCCGGACCAGACCAGAGTGGCGGGAGCCGGACCAGAGTGGCGGGACGCGGTTCAGAGGGCTCGGAGGCCGGCCCAGGCGAGGGCGCTGACTTCCTTCGCGATGGCGTCGGGGTCGAACTCGTCGCCCAACTCGACCAGGCGGCGGCTCGCACCTTCGGCGAGGCCGACGAGGGCGTGGGCCAACGTGCGGCGATGGCTCTCGTCGATGTCGACGGCGATGAGCGGCGCGGTGGCGTTGGCCGCCTCGGACGTGATGCGAGCGATGACCCGTGCGAACTCGTCGTCGCTCGACGTGCCCGGACCGAACAGCAGCTTGAACGCATCGTGGTCGTCGGAGACCCAGCGGAAGTAGGCCCGGAAGCCGAGTTCGGTCTGGCTCTTGCCGTCGGTGGCCTCGGCGGTCGCCTTGGCGATCGCTTCGAGGAGTTGGTTGCCGACCTCTTCGAGCAGCGCCTGATAGAGCTCGCGCTTGGAGTCGAAGTGCTGGTACAGCACCGGCTTGGTGACTCCGGCGGCCTCGGCGACATCGTTCATCGACGCCCCGTGGAACCCCGCAGCGGCGAAGACGTCGAGCGCGACCTCGAGGATCTGTTCGCGTCGTGCGTTGGCGGGGAGTCGTGGGGACATATGAGTTACCGGATGGTAACCCGCCAGATCGGCGATGTCATCGGTTGCGTCATGAGCGGCTACAGGCCGCGTTCACGATCGTCACGCTCCGCAGCCTTGACGGCGTAGCCGAGGATGATCGTCGGGGCGAGCAGTACGCAACCGATGACGAAGGCGATGATGACGAGCGTGGCCATGACGGCGGTGAACCCGAACGCGAACGCGATGACGAACAGCGCCATGGCGAGCGCGACGAACAGGTAGCCGATGCGGTTCGCGAGCAACGTCCACTTCGCGATCTTCGCTCGGCGAACCCGAACCGGGTCGTCGCTGGCGTTCGTGCTCTCGTGGTTCGTCATATCCGCCGCGTAGCGTACGGCGCAGTATGAGCCAATCAGTCCGAGTCGAACGCAATGACCGCATCGAGTTGATCACGCTCGATCGTCCCGAGCGCCGCAACGCGGTCGATCACGCGACGTTGCTCCAGCTCCTCGAGATCCAGCAGCGGCTCGCCTCGGAGGCACCGCGTCACGTCCGAGCCGTGGTGCTCACCGGTGCGGCGCCGGCGTTCTCGGCGGGTGCCGATCTGACCGGGGTGGAGGAGGGGCAGTTCGCCACCGATCTCAACGCCGTGCTGCGCGGATTCGGTGCGCTCCCGGTGCCTGTCGTGGCGGCGATCGACGGCCCGGCGCTCGGGGCGGGCACGCAACTCGTCGTCGCGTGCGATCTGCGCGTGGCCACACCCGACAGCGTGCTGGGCATCCCCGCCGCCAAGCTCGGGTTGGCGGTCGACCTCTGGACGCTCGAACGGGCGTCTGCGGAGTTCTCGCCGCCCATCGCTCGGGCCATGTTGATCGCCGCCGAGACCTACACCGCCGAACAGTTGCACCGCACGGGCGGCATCCACCGCCTCGGCGATCTCGACGACGCGCTGAGCTGGGCGTCGCGTCTCGCAGCGCTCGCGCCGCTCACCATCGCGGCGCACAAGCTCGGCCTCGAAGGGGTGGGTCCCGACGCGTCCGAACGCTTCGAAGCTGCACGATCGGCGGCGTGGGCCAGTGCCGACGCCGAAGAAGGCCGCACCGCATTCCTCGAGAAGCGCCGCCCCGACTTCACCGGCACCTGACCAACCTGGTTATTTCCATCCCGGATGGAAATAACCAGGTTGGTGGCGTCGCTCAGCGTGGTTGGGAGTGGCTGCCATAGCCGCTGTGCAGGACGTTTAGCGAGTCGGAGGCCGATTCGGCAGCATTCGATCATGTCACTGTCAGGATTCGTTCTGATTCGTTGATGTGCGGGTAGTCACGTTCTATGTTGGCGCCCGGTCGCTCAGACAGGGCGGTCGGAAGGAGCGCCGTGAACGTACGCAGTCGATGGTCGAACCTGGTGGTCACCGCATTGGTCGGTGCCGCCGTCGTAGTGATTCCGGTGGCGTCTGCCTCCGCTGCCCCGACCGGCGTCGAGCCGTCATCATCGGCCGTGAGCGAGGCCGCTGCGCAGACCGCGGAGACGATCGTCGTCGCCGAACGCGCCCGATTCGCCGAGACCCGCACCGGCCTGACGACGTTCGACGGCGAGTCGAACGGCATCGGACGGCTGGCGGCCGGTGACACGATCGAGATCGAGGTGGCTGGACGCGGCGAGATCCCCGCCGACGCCGCTGCCGCCCTCGTCTACGTCACCGCCGTGCGCCCGGAATCGACCGGCTACCTCACCATCTTCGACTGTGCCGAGCCACGCCCGCTCGCTTCGTCGCTCAACTACGTGCCATCGCTGCCCGTCGGCAACGAGATCGTCGCGGCGCTCTCCGACACCGGGTCACTCTGCGTCTTCAGTTTCGCGTCGACCGATCTGACCATCGACGTCGGCGGCTTCGTGCCGGCCGCGAGCCCGCTCGTGTCGTTCGCCCCGCGCCGCATCGTCGACACGCGCGACGGCTCCACCACGTACGACGGGGAGGCCCAAGGCGGCGGCCGGACCACACCGGGCGAGCCCGTCACGGTCGACATCGCCGGCCGCATCGGGATCCCCGAAGGCGTCGATTCCGTGCTGGCCAACATCGCGGCCGTGCGTCCCGACGGCCCGGGCAACCTCGTCGCGCACCCGTGTCTCGCCACGCCGCCGACCGCGTCGTCGCTCAACTACGTCACCGATACCACGCGAGCCAACGAGTTGCTCCTCGACGTCGACGGCAACGGCAACGTGTGTGTCGAGACCACGACGTCGGTCGATCTCGTGATCGACGTCGTGGGGTATGTGCCGACCGGAACCAACCTGCGCAATCAGCCGCCGGTTCGGCTCGTCGACACGCGCGACATCGGTGACACGATCGACGGCACCTTCGAAGGCGAGGGACGCCGACTCGGCGACACCGAGTACCGGGTTCGAGTCGCTGGGCGCGGTGGCATTCCGGCAGGGGCCAGCGCAGCCCTGTTGAACCTCGTCGTCGTCCAGCCCGACGGGTTCGGATACGCGACCGTGCACCCGTGCGAGGAACAGCGACCCGTGGTCGCGTCGATGAACTACAGCCCGGGCGTGACCGGCGCCAACGAGATCTTTGCCGAGTTCGATGCGGCCGGCGACGTCTGCATCTACACCTCGAGCGGCGCGCATCTCGTCGTCGACGGGTCGGGCTACGTGGCGCCGATCAACGTCGGCGTCGACGAGACCGATCTGTCGATCAGTGCGTCGAGCGCGCCCGATCCGGTCGATGCCGGCGAGCCGCTGACCTACACGGTCGCCGTCACGAACAACAGCTCGGTCGCGGCGACCGGCGTGGCCGGCTTGGTCACGCTGCCGAGCGGTGTCGTGTTCCGCACCACCACTGGCTGCATCGAAGATCCGAGCGGAGCGCCGTCGTGCACCATCGGCGAGCTCGCGGCCGGCGCGACCGTGACCTACGAGATCGATGTCGACGTCGACGCAGCAGCCGCCGGAACGCTGGTCGCGAACTTCTCGGTGCTGTCCGATCAGGTCGACTCCGAACCGTCCGACAACGCGACTGCGGTGTCGACGGCGGTCGACGCCCTCGTCGTCGACGACCCGCCGGTCATCACGGCGCCGGTGTCGTCGGCGTTGTCGGTGTCGGAGAACTCGACGTTGGTGGTCGATGTGGAGGCGTCGGATCCCGAGGGTGACGTGGAGGGTGCTGGTCTGTCGTATTCGTTGTCGGGTCCGGATCAGGGGCTGTTTGCGATCGATGGGTCGGGTGTGTTGTCGTTCGTGTCGGCTCCTGATTTCGAGGCGCCGGGTGACAGTGGTGGCGACAACGGCTACTCGGTGACCGTGACGGTGACCGACTCGGGTGCGCTGACCGACTCGCGTGCGCTGTCGGTGAACGTCACCGACGTCAACGAAGCCCCGACGGTCACGGCGCCGGTGTCGTCGACGGTGTCGGTGTCGGAGAATTCGTCGTTGGTGGTCGATGTGGAGGCGTCGGATCCCGAGGGTGACGTGGAGGGTGCTGGTCTGTCGTATTCGTTGTCGGGCCCGGATCAGGGTCTGTTCGCGATCGATGGGTCGGGTGTGTTGTCGTTCGTGTCGGCTCCTGATTTCGAGGCGCCGGGCGACAGTGGTGGCGACAACGGGTACTCGGTGACCGTGACGGTGACCGACTCGGGTGCGCTGACCGACTCGCGTGCGTTGTCGGTGAACGTCACCGACGTCAACGAAGCCCCGATCGTCACGACGACGGCGGGGTCGACCTCGTTCACCGAGGGCGATTCGCCCACCGTGGTCGACGGCGGCGTGTCCGTCAGCGACCCCGACGGTGACCTGCTCGACGCCGCGACGGTCACCATCAGCGCCGGATTCGAGACGAGCGTCGACACGCTGTCCGCGTCGGCATCGGGTGGCATCGTCGCCGGCGACATCTCGTACGCGCCGACGACCGGGGTGCTCACGATCGACCCGGCCACCGCTCAGTCGGCGGCCGACTTCCAGGCCGTGCTCCGGACCGTCACCTTCGCCAACGCGAGTTCGACTCCGAGCACGGCGAATCGCACGATCACGTTCAGCGTCGACGACGGCGCACTCGCGTCGGCCGGCGCCGACAAGATCGTCAACGTCAGCGGCGTGAACTTCGATCCGGTGCCCACCAACGCGACGATCAGCTACAACGCGATCGGCAACACGTTGCTGCGCGTCGACGGCGCCGATGCCGACGACCACGACACACCGGTCGCTGGTCGCGTCGCGTCGACGACCGACACCACCGACGCACTGGCCAAGGCGGCGCCCACCGACGCCGACTCGGCGGTGGTCACGTACGTCGCCGGCACCTTCACCACGGTCGAAGGCGGCACGATCGTGCTCGACGACGACGGTGACTTCACCTACTTGCCGGCCGCCGGTTTCGAAGGCGCCGACAGCTACGCCGCAACGCTCACCGACGGCGACGGCGGTACGGCCAACGTGACGATCGAGCTCACGGTCGCCGACATGGTCTGGTACGTCGAAGACACCGTCCACGCGACGAAGAACCCGGCCGGCGGCGACGGCCGTTCCACCGACGCGTTCGAGACGCTCGCCGGCGCCGAGGCCGCCTCCGGGCCCGGCGACTACATCCTGGTGTTCGAGACCGACGCGCCGCTCGACGGATCGATCGAACTCCAGGACGGCCAGAAGCTCTTCGGCCAGGCCGTCGAGGAGGAGTCGCCGAGTCGGCTCCCCGCCGGTCTGATGCTCGAGGAGATCGCCGACACCAACGCTCGGCCGTTCATCGACAACTCGGCCGGCGACGCCATCACCATCGCAGCATCGGCGGGTGCCGTGGAGGGCGTCGAGATCCGTCACCTCCGGATCGAAGGACAGGGCGACGCGATCGATGTGCGCCCCACGGGCACGGCGAGTGTTCGCGTTGCGTTCTCCGACCTCGAACTCTCCGGCGCCACCGGCGCAGGTCTGTCGGTTTCGGGCGCAGCCACCTCGGGCATCGTCACGGTGAGCGAAGTCGAGTCGGTCGACGTCGCGTCGGCTGGAGCGGGTGGCCTGCTCTTCGACACCGTCACGTTCGACGCCGACGACGTCACCATCGGTGTCCAGACCGTCGAAGCCGGGGACTCGTCCATCGGCGACCCGGCCACGCCCGCCGACATC contains:
- a CDS encoding enoyl-CoA hydratase-related protein, which gives rise to MSQSVRVERNDRIELITLDRPERRNAVDHATLLQLLEIQQRLASEAPRHVRAVVLTGAAPAFSAGADLTGVEEGQFATDLNAVLRGFGALPVPVVAAIDGPALGAGTQLVVACDLRVATPDSVLGIPAAKLGLAVDLWTLERASAEFSPPIARAMLIAAETYTAEQLHRTGGIHRLGDLDDALSWASRLAALAPLTIAAHKLGLEGVGPDASERFEAARSAAWASADAEEGRTAFLEKRRPDFTGT
- a CDS encoding beta strand repeat-containing protein — translated: MNVRSRWSNLVVTALVGAAVVVIPVASASAAPTGVEPSSSAVSEAAAQTAETIVVAERARFAETRTGLTTFDGESNGIGRLAAGDTIEIEVAGRGEIPADAAAALVYVTAVRPESTGYLTIFDCAEPRPLASSLNYVPSLPVGNEIVAALSDTGSLCVFSFASTDLTIDVGGFVPAASPLVSFAPRRIVDTRDGSTTYDGEAQGGGRTTPGEPVTVDIAGRIGIPEGVDSVLANIAAVRPDGPGNLVAHPCLATPPTASSLNYVTDTTRANELLLDVDGNGNVCVETTTSVDLVIDVVGYVPTGTNLRNQPPVRLVDTRDIGDTIDGTFEGEGRRLGDTEYRVRVAGRGGIPAGASAALLNLVVVQPDGFGYATVHPCEEQRPVVASMNYSPGVTGANEIFAEFDAAGDVCIYTSSGAHLVVDGSGYVAPINVGVDETDLSISASSAPDPVDAGEPLTYTVAVTNNSSVAATGVAGLVTLPSGVVFRTTTGCIEDPSGAPSCTIGELAAGATVTYEIDVDVDAAAAGTLVANFSVLSDQVDSEPSDNATAVSTAVDALVVDDPPVITAPVSSALSVSENSTLVVDVEASDPEGDVEGAGLSYSLSGPDQGLFAIDGSGVLSFVSAPDFEAPGDSGGDNGYSVTVTVTDSGALTDSRALSVNVTDVNEAPTVTAPVSSTVSVSENSSLVVDVEASDPEGDVEGAGLSYSLSGPDQGLFAIDGSGVLSFVSAPDFEAPGDSGGDNGYSVTVTVTDSGALTDSRALSVNVTDVNEAPIVTTTAGSTSFTEGDSPTVVDGGVSVSDPDGDLLDAATVTISAGFETSVDTLSASASGGIVAGDISYAPTTGVLTIDPATAQSAADFQAVLRTVTFANASSTPSTANRTITFSVDDGALASAGADKIVNVSGVNFDPVPTNATISYNAIGNTLLRVDGADADDHDTPVAGRVASTTDTTDALAKAAPTDADSAVVTYVAGTFTTVEGGTIVLDDDGDFTYLPAAGFEGADSYAATLTDGDGGTANVTIELTVADMVWYVEDTVHATKNPAGGDGRSTDAFETLAGAEAASGPGDYILVFETDAPLDGSIELQDGQKLFGQAVEEESPSRLPAGLMLEEIADTNARPFIDNSAGDAITIAASAGAVEGVEIRHLRIEGQGDAIDVRPTGTASVRVAFSDLELSGATGAGLSVSGAATSGIVTVSEVESVDVASAGAGGLLFDTVTFDADDVTIGVQTVEAGDSSIGDPATPADIVGDGLRLNDVSGSIDFGTLDIGNTDGTGLYVRDAGGKAGAFQLDTDAGTINTVNGAAVDIDPVALGLGAGDGMVLTSVTALNSGPGTTAHGINLDTVSGAFTVTGDTSLTRTGGELTNGIVIVDSSAEISFDGEVDVVADTGAAISIDTQTTDVGFGPTQVEAQTGVSIVGSPSITTTFDSLDVVAANGTGIVTDDAGTLEILGTASTVAVTAGTAIDVTDTELSGAGSSPANFATVTSTAGTGSAIALTRMSGALAIAAGSVTSGSAPTVDLEAVSGDVSYGGDVTGGTGRAIEIINSHAPGVATFDFSGDITTVSGAGIYLYTNEGSGSTSIASFTGTLTLSTGGSDAFVAAAAGSVVVTDPANANSITTTGGTAISMVNTDIGAAGMKFTTVSATNAVSGIRLTNAGTGPFVVTGGAIVNASYRGLDISGGNGNVTMGASINTTSTGRSVEATTHTGGTITLAGAIDDNGIGIRLASNIGATITFTGGVDVDTSLAAGTLPGLTASSGGTLTILGPNNSIDTTASTGTALEVVSGTTIGAAGLTFRSVSASGGVHGIELADTGTSGGVTITGDGSNLANGSGGTISATTGSAIELSETADFSATSMDVSADNAAPGVQRGVNASQLTGTNIIRASTFGGFAEENAFAVRVVNSSGTLDRFTVDASSFTGTSTGSRGGAVSFELTGSAGGRIEIVNGTTFDGIKDEALGLSMNGTGSTELYVADSVFSDDSGIAQLAGGRASGVSLLTGDSAALDVEFRSNIFREIGAQTGFGGTTSTAMTLRANGSSAMNTEFSSNTIQNVDVDGLLAVIGAESSTGRHLFADNTVTSVARHALWYSFSGTSGPNDVTIRDNVMTSMATASSFDAVTVITGSDVDVVDVSLTNNTIEVPSQASIPARLDFSNATANATLHGNTMRALHAVSSEAYRVSASGPSTALCLDMNGANAGADRNTAQANGGLDGFLATANSSSIALVGLSTPTEAAAEAHLLNTNDHANATVIASGTFTAGPTTCPTPTLP
- a CDS encoding FtsX-like permease family protein; protein product: MTLLDDRPAAPDASAAPESTRTRSSSPTATWNFASRLARREVRRRPGRTLLVMLLIAIPVMGMATASIVARTTAPANGDTFTQQYGSADVIVATSAGSPFGFDRNTEVLGDQAPPLPDGSSFAEVMSIYSPIRAEVDGAVATEYVQLNDADLDDPMFDGAGAVTDGRVPEGPDEAFLSRRLADQFGVDVGDRLRLVRPDLTLDVVGIGGGAQFYEQNLIVIPNFDRDLVIDDQLSIATLIDLPSDLTQEEQAAILESYRAQGSNAYGRTDQWTYGEEDVTGQQLAWGWVAGMVAFVAVGIVIAAAFATSARRQLVTIGQLAANGAPQRLVQRTMALQGAWTGALGAIVGLAIALVGVGVGDHYGWLDRFAGRETGSLDIVPIDMIVIALTAVVAATGAALVPARSAARIPVLTALAGRRPVSTPPNWLAPTGVVLLVGGLLLLFGAAGTQSADDFTAAIAVLGSLAILFGMVCASPLIVAGIGVVGSRFGGVIRLAARSLDRGRARSAAVLTAVATVIALAVAGATVARTAENSDHASDYDPDLRTVSVAFQADWFGNPPAMDEISSTGIFDQSPQPPTELPTLIREPLETLLPDATWTPITMLVVDPPPYNVNTGLYVGDTFDGQRPRLTQIAVADEALLDRLDYSDELVAALDEQGILGGWAGHGGEFLASDGRIVEVVGSEVFVENDGDGFTDGVDTVDGSPATRDPRVLGYVADSNGRYVAEAVVSERFVEENGLDAAVAQYFIDNPADITKRQRDAINELQPHYGPDAFVVEASAPGFDGVDVNEGNVWYVWTDSPITRTPWGLIQLGVALASLVMVLLVVAIGLSLAATESRDERDVLHAVGAAPKTLRRVAAAKAWVITTGAAVVAIPTGYATMWVIGRANDSTAPFPVLLVLALLFAVPAIAASATFVVSAIAQRVRPITASTASVV
- a CDS encoding TetR/AcrR family transcriptional regulator yields the protein MSPRLPANARREQILEVALDVFAAAGFHGASMNDVAEAAGVTKPVLYQHFDSKRELYQALLEEVGNQLLEAIAKATAEATDGKSQTELGFRAYFRWVSDDHDAFKLLFGPGTSSDDEFARVIARITSEAANATAPLIAVDIDESHRRTLAHALVGLAEGASRRLVELGDEFDPDAIAKEVSALAWAGLRAL